One stretch of Pirellulales bacterium DNA includes these proteins:
- a CDS encoding HDOD domain-containing protein, whose protein sequence is MSQATPTPPRSIDHLIADGGLPALPQSAIQILSLSQNPANGPAEYALPIEADAGLASQVLRFVNSSYFGFSREIASVKLAISLVGVRTMKNFVLWSAVFSLMPNPKCGPFDLKLLWQDSFRRGLLARAVARLLKCEQPEECFAAGLLQDMAIPLLAREFPAEYAGLLNSRQGGQLRLSALERENFGWTHAEVAGRIAQRWNLPESLTNLLRQHLSLDALLAQPEAPRGAAAVALSALLPPAIDEQWHEWPAFEIGYRRLCPTGPSAAALLAQVDAEFAEFAPILKLPMPAQTLAQRIASVSPTPATVA, encoded by the coding sequence ATGAGTCAGGCAACCCCGACGCCTCCCCGCAGTATCGACCATTTGATCGCCGACGGCGGCCTACCGGCCTTGCCGCAAAGCGCGATCCAGATCTTGTCGCTGTCGCAGAACCCCGCCAACGGCCCTGCCGAATATGCCCTGCCGATCGAGGCCGACGCCGGCCTGGCGAGCCAGGTGCTGCGGTTCGTGAATTCGTCCTACTTCGGTTTTTCGCGCGAGATCGCCAGCGTCAAGCTCGCCATCTCGCTCGTCGGCGTGCGGACGATGAAGAACTTCGTCCTCTGGAGCGCCGTGTTCAGCCTGATGCCGAATCCCAAGTGCGGCCCGTTCGACCTGAAGCTCCTCTGGCAGGACTCGTTCCGCCGTGGGCTGCTGGCCCGAGCCGTTGCCCGGCTGCTCAAGTGCGAACAGCCCGAGGAGTGCTTCGCCGCCGGCCTGCTGCAGGACATGGCGATCCCACTGCTGGCCCGCGAATTTCCGGCTGAGTATGCCGGCTTGCTGAACTCCCGCCAGGGCGGCCAGTTGCGGCTCTCGGCCTTGGAGCGTGAGAATTTCGGCTGGACGCATGCCGAAGTCGCCGGCCGCATCGCCCAGCGTTGGAACCTGCCCGAGTCGCTGACGAATCTGCTCCGCCAGCACCTTTCGCTCGACGCATTGCTCGCCCAGCCCGAGGCTCCGCGCGGCGCGGCCGCGGTGGCGCTTAGCGCCTTGCTGCCTCCGGCGATTGACGAGCAATGGCACGAATGGCCGGCCTTCGAGATCGGATATCGCCGGCTCTGCCCGACCGGCCCCAGCGCCGCGGCGCTGCTGGCACAGGTCGACGCCGAGTTTGCCGAGTTCGCGCCGATTCTCAAACTCCCGATGCCCGCGCAGACTCTCGCGCAGCGCATCGCCTCCGTCAGTCCGACCCCCGCGACGGTCGCCTGA
- a CDS encoding tetratricopeptide repeat protein has translation MASNDRIRTARTIRAAEGYLELNLPQYALETLDRLPRGHMPSRALYLKGEALRSLQRFDAAIEPLLQAAELDPEDVRVWLALGWCYKRTSRLDQAIDALEHALAADSSEAVVPYNLACYWSLAGNKQRALEYLSTALALNGDFRDLVGEESDFDTLRDDPDFQALVSVIV, from the coding sequence GTGGCCAGCAACGATCGCATCCGCACGGCACGCACGATTCGCGCGGCCGAGGGCTACCTGGAGCTGAACCTGCCCCAGTACGCTCTCGAAACGCTCGATCGTTTGCCGCGCGGCCACATGCCCAGCCGTGCTTTGTATCTCAAGGGCGAGGCTCTACGCAGCCTGCAGCGCTTCGACGCGGCCATCGAGCCCTTGCTTCAGGCAGCCGAGTTGGACCCCGAAGATGTTCGCGTCTGGCTGGCCTTGGGGTGGTGCTACAAGCGCACCTCTCGGCTCGATCAGGCCATCGACGCCCTCGAACACGCCTTGGCGGCCGACTCCAGCGAGGCGGTCGTTCCCTACAACCTGGCCTGCTACTGGAGCCTGGCCGGCAACAAGCAGCGGGCGCTCGAATACCTCTCGACGGCCCTGGCCCTGAACGGCGACTTCCGCGATCTGGTAGGCGAAGAGTCCGACTTCGATACGCTGCGCGACGACCCCGACTTTCAAGCG